The nucleotide window TAAACGCAAAAGGATTGGCTTGTCCCATACCTGTAGTAAAAACTAAAAAACTTTTGGAAGAATATGATACAGTAGAAACGACAGTAGATAATTTTACTGCAACTCAAAATCTGACAAAATTGGCTGAACAGTTGGATTATAATATTGATGTAAAAACTGTAAGTGAAGAAGAATACGTTGTAACAATATCGGCTAAAGAAGAAAGCAAAAAAGCCGAAAAAACTTCACAAGCAGAAGACGACAGTTATATTGTTGTAATAAATAAACAGATAATGGGGTACGGAAGCGAAGAATTAGGAAAAAAACTGATGAAAGCCTTTTTATATACTTTGACTGAACAGAAAGTTCTGCCTAAAAAAGTTATATTTTATAACGGAGGGGCTTTATTAGTGGATAAAACCCGAAGTCATGTATTGGAAGAGTTGAAAGAGCTTGAAGACAACGGCGTGGAAATAATGTGCTGCGGAGCATGTATAGATTATTATAATGTGGAACTCGCATTGGGAAATCCTTCAAATATGTATTTTATAGTTGAAGAAATGAGAAATGCAAATAAAGTAGTGCGTCCGTAGGTGGAAAATGATAAAAACGAAAGATGAAGGAATAGTAGTATTTCATAATACACACGACGCGATAAAAGCTGATAATATATGTATGTCTAAGCAAATAAAAGCGGGATTGATACCGGTACATCCTTCTATCAGTTTGGGATGCGGTTTTATGTTGAAAACCGAATGGAAAGATTTCAGTAATTTAATAAAAACCTTAGACGATGAAAATATAAATTACAAGGCTCTTTATTATTCCCAAAAAAGGGGTATGAAAAGAGAAGTTGAATTGTTATATGAAGATAAAGAAGATATAACGACAGAAAAATAAAAAATACTGCCTGGAGAAGAGATAAATTATGAGTAATGTAATAATAGGGACTGCGGGACACATAGACCACGGTAAGACAACATTGATTAAGGCATTGAGCGGAATAGAAACGGATACTACGGCAGAAGAAAAAGAAAGGGGAATGTCCATTAATTTGGGATTTGCTTATTTTGATTTGCCGAGTGGAAAAAGATGCGGAGTGGTAGATGTTCCTGGACATGAAAAATTTATAAAAAATATGCTTGCGGGAGTCAGCGGAATTAATCTTGTGTTGCTTTTAGTGGATTCCCGTGAGGGAATAATGCCGCAAACGAAAGAACATGCGGATATATTGTCATTATTGGGAGTGGAAAACTATATAATAGTAATGACAAAGATTGACTTAGCTGAAAAAGAATACAGAGAAATCGTTAAAGAAGAGATAGAAAGCTATATTAAAGGAACTCCGCTTGATGGAAGTCCTATAATCGAAGTGGACTCTGTCAGCAAAAAAGGTATAGATACACTTCTTAAAGAGATAGATCGTAAAATTGAAAATATAGCTGAAATAAAAGAAGGAAAAAATGCACGTCTTAATGTAGATAGAGCTTTTCAGGTAAAAGGATTCGGAACTGTTGTAACGGGAACTTTGACTGAAGGTATGGTTTCTGTAGGAGATGAACTTGAAATTTATCCTGAAAATCTGAAAACGAAAGTCAGAAATATACAGGTACATAAACAGGACGTAAAGACAGCTCACACAGGACAGAGAACGGCAATAAGTCTGACAAATGTAAAAATAGATGATGTCGGGAGAGGTCGTACATTGGCGACTCCCGGTACATTAACAAAAACTTATATGCTTGATACCGAGATAAAAATAATAGATAATTCGGATTTTACTTTGGAATTATGGGACAGAGTCCGTGTTTATACGGGAACTTCCGAAGTAATGGCTAGAATCGTGCCGTTAGGCAGTGAAGTACTTGAATCGGGAAAAGGAGGATTTGCTCAACTGCGTCTGGAAGAGGAAGTTTCGGTAAAAAATTACGACAGATTTATAATAAGGACTTATTCGCCTATGATTACTGTGGGAGGAGGAGTCATTTTGGATGTTTCTCCGAAAAAACACAGCAGATTTAATGAAGAGATTTTGAATAAACTTAAAGTTCAGTCTAAAGGAAATAGTAAAGAACTTATTTCAAATTATATTTTGACAGGACATGCTTATCTCATTACTGCCGAAGAAATCGTAAAAACACTGGAACAGAGTCTTGAGAATGTTGAAAAAGATTTGGCAGAACTGGTTCAGGACGGAGCATTATACAAGACAAAAGCCGGATATATTCATGTTAAGAAATACGAAGATATTCTTGAGAAAGTTTCGACTTTGGTAGGAGATTACCATAAGAAATTCAGATTAAAAAGAGGTATATCTAAAGCAGAATTATTTTCAAAATTTAAAATTAATCAAAAAGAATTGGCTGTAATAATTGATTTATTTGTGAGTAATAATGTCCTTAAAATTCAAAATAATTTTATTTCTTTATATGATTTTGAAGTTAAATATGACGCGAATCAGTTGAAAGAAAAAAATAATATAGAAAAAATACTTTTGGAAAGTAAGTTTACTCCGCCGAATATAAAAGACCTGACAAAAAATAATAAAGGACTTAATGAACTGCTGAGTTCACTGGCGGGGGATACAATTATAATATTAAATGAAGATATTGCAATACATGTTAAAACTTTTGAAGAAGCTAAAAATAAGGTCTTAAAGCATTTTGAAAATAATAAAAAATTGACATTGGCTGAATTTCGTGATTTTACAGGCTCAAGCAGAAAATATTCTCTGCCTATTTTGGAATATATGGATAAACAGGGAATTACCAAAAGAGTGGAAGATTACAGGGTTTTAGGAAAATAACAAACGGGAGAAGATTATGAACGAATTATTATCAAAAATACCGTCTATAAATAAAATTCTTTTGACGGAAGAGCTTAAGCAATTATTGGAAGAATATCCTGAAATATTTGTAAAAGATATTGTAAAAAAAGAAGCGGAAGATATAAAAAATGACATTTTGATGTCAAGTATAAAAGAAGTTCCCTCAATGGAAGAAATCGTTGAAAGAGTGTCGTTTCAAGTGAAAAAGAAAGACAGGCTTTCTTTAAGACGGGTAATAAATGCCACAGGAACTATATTGCATACGAATTTGGGACGTAGTCTTTTAAGTGAACATGTAAAAGAAAATTTAACAGAAATAGCTTTTAATTATTCAAATTTGGAATTTAATATTGATGAAAAAGCGAGAGGAAGCCGTTACACTCATTTAATCGACATTATAAAACGTCTGACAGGAGCGGAAGATGTACTTGTTGTAAACAATAACGCGGCTGCTGTACTTTTAACGTTGAACACACTTACTAAAGGCAAAGAAATTGTTGTTTCCAGAGGAGAACTTGTGGAAATCGGAGGAGCTTTCCGTATTCCCGAGATCATCAAATTAAGCGGAGGAATTTCCTGCGAAATAGGGACTACAAATAAAACACATTTGAAAGACTATGAAAACGCTATTAATGAAAATACGGGAGTATTATTGAAAGTGCATACAAGCAACTACAAAATATCAGGATTTACGAAGTCTGTAACTTACGAGGAAGTTGCTGCTTTGGCTCACGAAAAAGGCCTGATAGCAATAAATGACCTGGGAAGCGGACAGTTTGTGGATTTTCGACCTTACGGATTGCCTTATGAGCCTACTGTAAAAGAAGTTTTAGACAGCGGTATGGATATAGTTACATTCAGCGGAGATAAACTTCTCGGAGGACCTCAGGCGGGAATAATTGTAGGGAAAAAGAAATATATAGAAGAAATGAAAAAAAATCAGCTTACACGGGCATTGCGTGTGGATAAAATGACTATTGCCACACTGGAAGCGACACTTAAACTTTATCTTGATGAAAAAACTGCATTGGAAGAAATACCTACGCTGAATATGATTTCGACTTCTGTGGAAAAATTGAGAGAAAAAGCTGAAAAATTTACGGAAATTATAAAAAGATCCCGATTCGTTGTGGAAATAATAGAAGATAAGGCTGAAGTAGGCGGAGGAAGTTATCCTGGAAGTCAGCTTGAAAGTATTGCGGTAAAACTTACTCATAGGGAAAAAACTTCCACTGAAATAGAAAGGATTCTCCTTTCTGAAGATATTCCGATAATTACCCGTATCAAAGAAAACAGCATTATTCTGGATATGAGAACATTGAGAGAAAATGAGTTTGGGTTGGTAGCGGGGAGTCTTGATAAAATATAGAAATTCATTTTCAAAAAAGGAGAAAAAATGCATAAAGAATTTGCAGAAATTTATGATGTTTTTATGAAACATGTAGATTATAAAGGTTGGTACAAATTTCTCAGGAGTTATATAAAAAATAAAGGAGAAGTTCTTGATTTGGGGTGCGGAACAGGAGAATTTATTTACAGATTTCTGAAAGACGGATTTTCTGTTAAGGGAGTAGATATATCAGAAGATATGTTGAGGATTTCCAAGAAAAAAATCGAAAGCAAAAATCTGAAAAATAATAATTACGAGCTTATAAAAGAAGATATTGTGAATTATGAGAACAACTCAGAAGCGGATTATATTATTTGTAATTTTGATACTGTAAATTATTTGGAAAATGAAAGAGAATTTGAAAAATTTCTTGAAAAGTCCAATAAAAACTTGAAAAAAGATGGATATTTAATATTTGATATTGTAACTGAAGAAGTATTTGAGGAAATATTTGAAAACGGAATATTTTTGGACGAAGAACCCGAATATACAAGTATATGGCGATATGAGCAGTTAAGTGAGAAAAAATATTTTGTAGAAATAGATTTATTTATAAGACAGGATAAAAATGATAATTTATTCAGAAAATATAATGAGCAGCACAATAAACACATATATGAGCCTGAATGGATAGTGGAAATTGCAAGGAAAAAAGGCTTTGAAATATTTGATACAGCGAAAAATCCTGAATTTGGAGAAAGCAGAATCTTTTTTGTATTTAAGAAATTATAGACAGGAGTGTATTAAAAAATGAAAGAAGAAAAAAGCTATATCGAATTGGAAAAAGAAAGAGAAAAATCCGAATGGAAAAGCGAAGAAACAGAAATTGTAAACAGTGTTGATATTTCGGATGGTAAAAAAGAAATTGTCAAATATTCTACAGTAACTTATAAAAATATGGTTAAGTGGATAGTAGGTATTGTGATAGGTCTTGTTCTGATTCCTTTTACAGATTGGGGTATGTTTATTACAGTGTTTTCGATAGTAATGTGTATTCCTATATTGCTTACGATTTTATTTAACGGTATAAAAACTGTAGAACTTAGAGATCACACTTTTATATTCAGTGATGAGAAAAAAGAAAGAGAATATAAATCTTTGGAATATTTTATTTTGACTACATATTCGGGAGATTTTTTGGCATACAGAGATTATAAAGGATATTGGCTGAAAATTCCTATGATTGCTTTTAATTCAAGTTTGATGAAAAATTTTCTTAAAAATTATTTAATGGATAAATTGCCTGTTTCCAAAGGAAATTTAGATTCTGAAGGAGAAGAAGTCTTTTATATCAGAGATGAAGAAGATATAAAAGCCGATTATCGTAAAAGAGAGGTGTTCGGAAAACACAGGGTCAGAGTACACCGTGCAATGAGAAACGGTTCAGTTCCTCTTAAAAGACTTCAGCAAATTGCAAACAATTTATATGAAAGTGAAAACAGGATAATAATAAAAAAAGAAGCTTTAATAATAAACGGAAATTCATACAGATGGGAAAAACTGCAACCTGTAAAATTATCAAAAACGTATGGAGGAATTTTAGAAATAAAAACGAAAGACGAAGAGACAGTTTTTTCGTCAAGAACTACGGCAATAACGAGAGTTCCGTTGTTTGAAGCATTGTATAATTCAATGGTAAAATAAAATTTTAAATCGGGAGTAAATTATGAGTAATAAATCTAATAAGAAAAAAATGGAGGAAATGACTGAAAGAGAAAAAAAACTCTATGAGTTGGAAAAAAAGTTGGGAAGACATGACGAAGAAAAAGAGGCTAAAAAGAAAAAAGACAGATTGCTGTTAAAATATTTTCTTATAGCGACTAATATGATTTATACTCTGGCAGGACCTATATTATTAATGTTGGGATTATACCTTTTGCTTGAAAAATTTGTTTTTAAGGATAAGCAGCCGATTGTACTGATTGTATTATTGGTATTAGGAGCTTTTGCAGGTTATTGGACACTGATAAGACAGGTACTGGATACAAAATAAATATTTTAGGAGTAGTAATGCTGAAAGATTTACCCGAATTAATAAAAAAAATTTATGTTACTTCATTATTCTTAACTGCAATATCTCTAATTGCAGGAATTATATTTAGAAGGTCGGAATTGTATTTAGGTTTTTTTACAGGTTCTGTAATTTCCATGGTAAATATTTATCTGACAATCAGAGGAGCCTATAAAGCGGTGTATCACAGAAATAAAAGCCGATTAGGAAGTATGATTGAATATTTAAAAAGAATAGTTATATATTGTGCAGGAATGTATTTGGTTATATTTATAAGTAAAAGATATTTCAATAGCCGTATTACAGGAAATATAATAGCTACAGGATTGGGCTTTTTGAATTTCAAAATTTCTATATTGTTATCTGCTTTTTTAACGAAAAAACGGTAAAAAACAGCCAACTAAAATTTGCAAAATGATAATGATTGGAGTATAATAAGATTTAGAGTTATAATTTTGTTGACAAATTAAAGAGGAACAGGAGGTAAAGATGTTTAAAAAAGTAACAGTTTTTGTATTGTTATTGGTAGGATTGACACTTGTCGTTAATTTGATATTATCATTAATTTCGACTTTCCTTCCTGTAAAATTTGTAATGCCGGAAAGTTTAATAGAAGCACCGACATATTACAATTTTGTAATAGGAAGCGTGAATATATCTATCAGTCAGACAGTATTAAATACGTGGGCGATTATGGCTTTACTTGCATTTATAGTAAAGAAAGGAACGGATAAGTTAAGCACGACAAATCCGGGTAAATTGCAAATTATTCTTGAGGAATATTATCATTTTATAGAAAATATGTTTTTGGGAACGTTCGGAAAGTATAAGAAAAAATTTATGCCTTTTTTCTCGGCATTGTTTGCATTTATACTTTTTTCCAATTTGAGTTTATTCCTATTTCCATTTATTATAACGGTAACTAAAGGAAAAAACGGAGGATTTGACGTAAAACCTTTCTTCAGAACTCCTACTGCGGATCCTAATACGACAATAGGTTTATCTCTTGTAGTAGTAGTTTTGTTTGTGTCCATAGCTATAAAAAGAGGCGGAATAACGGGATATATAAAAAGTCTGATGCACCCCGCATGGTTTATGCTTCCGATAAATATAGTCGGAGAATTGTCAAAACCGCTTAATACATCAATGAGATTGTTCGGGAATATGTTTGCCGGACTTGTAATTGCCGGACTTATGTACAGTCTTGCAAGAGGGCATTTTTCTCTCTCGGTAGGTTGGCCGGGAATATTACAATTGTATTTTGACGGTTTTGTCGGAATGATACAGGCATTCGTATTTACAGTGCTTTCCTCAGTTTATGTGGGAGAAGTTTTAGGCGAAGATGTCGAAGAAGAAAACTAATAAAAACAAAAAATAAATATTAAAATTTAGGAGGATAAAAATGGAAGGATTAGTACAGGCAGCAGCATTGTTAGGTGCAGGAATAGCAGCGATAGGGGGAATAGGAGCAGGTTTGGGACAAGGAATGGCTACAGCTTATGCGGTTGAAGCAGTTTCAAGACAGCCTGAAGCAAAACAGGATATTATGCAGACTTTGATTATAGGACTTGCGATTACAGAGTCCACAGGGATTTATGCTTTAGTAATATCGTTCTTATTGATATTCTTGAAGGGATAGTCAAGATTAAATTATTGAAAATTATAAAAATTGAAATTCCGAAAAATATTTAAGGAGAAAAAGATGTCAGAAGGATCAAACTTAATAAATATAGATTTTACAATGGCTATCCAAATAATAAATTTTCTAATATTGGTGTATATTTTTTGGAAAGTTTTTGCAAAAAAAATTGAAAAAGTAATAGAAGAAAGAAAACATTTGGCTTTATCCGAAATGGAGATTGTAGAAAAGGAAAAAGAGAAACTTGAAGAGCAAAAAACCGCTTCGGAAAAATTGAAAAAAGAATCTAAAAGAAGAGCTAATGAAATTCTGATTAAAGCCGAAAGACAGGCTGATGAGAGAAAAGAGCAGATTATATCCACTGCAATGACAAATAGAGAAAGAATGATGATGAAAGCTGAAGCCGATATCGAAAAAATGAGGCAGAATGCTAAATTCGAACTTCAGAAAGAAGTCGGAGAAATGGCACTTGAGCTTGCAGAAAAAATTATAAAAGAAAATATAAAAGACAAAGAAGATGAAATAATCGATAATTTTATTGATGAAATAGGAGATTAATATTATGGACAAAAGCGGAATTGCTAAAAGATATGCTTCGGCTATTTATGATATAGCAAAGTCTTCCAATAAAATCAGCGAAATTCGTGAAGTTTTGAGTCTGATGATGGAAAAATACGAAGAAGAAGAAGAATTTAAAAAATATTTGTCCGATCCTGTTATAACAGTAGAGGAAAAAGAAGATTTTTTGAAAAGAGCCTTTGATTTTGTAAGTGAAGAAGCGTTGAGAATAGTTAATTACATAGTAAAAAAAGGAAGATTATCCTTAATTCCTTATATAAAAGAAGAATTTTTGAAAATATATTATACTGAAAATGATAAACTTCCGATAACTGCAATATTTGCTAAAGAGTTGTCCGAAGAGCAGAAAGATAAATTAATAAAAAAATTGGAATCAAAATATAAAAAAAAGGTAGTTTTGAATGTTAAAGTCGATGAAAGCCTTATAGGAGGCGGGATTGTCAAAATAAGAAATGAAGTTATAGACGGTTCTATAAAACATCAGATAGAGGCTTTGAAAAAAACGATCTAAAAATTGGAGGTGCTTTTTCTTGAGGATCAAACCAGAAGAAGTAAGTAAAATAATTCGTACAGAAATTGAAAATTATAAAAAAACTCTTGATATTTCCAATACAGGAACAGTACTGGAAGTAGGAGACGGAATAGCAAGAATATACGGACTTAATAATGCCATGTCGGGAGAGTTGCTTGAATTTGAGAACGGCACAACAGGAATGGTATTGAACTTGGAAGAAAATAATATAGGAGCCGTGATTTTCGGGGAAACAAGGGGAATAAAGGAAGGCGGAATTGTAAAAGGAACAGGAAAAATTGCTCAGGTTCCCGCAGGAGAAGAAATACTCGGAAGAGTAGTAAACTCACTGGGAGAACCTATAGACGGAAAAGGTTCGATAACTGCCGAAAAATATATGGATATTGAAAGTCCTGCTTACGGTATCATTGACAGAAAACCTGTAAGTGAACCTTTGCAGACAGGTATAAAAGCCATAGACGGAATGGTACCCATAGGTAGAGGACAGAGGGAGTTAATAATAGGCGACAGACAGACAGGAAAAACGGCAATAGCTATAGATGCAATAATAAATCAGAAATCAAATGACGTATATTGTATTTATGTTGCGATAGGTCAGAAGAGATCTACTGTTGCTCAGATTTATAAAAAGCTTGAAGAAGAAGGGGCTATGGAATATACTACAATAGTAGCGGCAACAGCTTCCGAAGCGGCACCTTTACAATACCTGGCACCTTATGCCGGAGTTGCAATGGCTGAATACTTTATGTTACAGGGAAAACATGTATTGATAGTATATGATGATCTATCCAAACACGCAGTGTCTTATAGAGAAATGTCGTTATTACTTAGAAGACCTCCGGGAAGGGAAGCATATCCGGGAGACGTATTCTATCTGCATTCGAGATTATTGGAAAGAGCGGCTAAATTAAGCGATGAATTGGGAGGCGGTTCGATTACTGCATTGCCTATCGTTGAAACAAAAGCGGGAGATATATCCGCTTATATTCCTACAAATGTTATATCTATAACAGACGGACAGATATTCCTTGAAACGGATTTGTTTAATTCAGGATTCAGACCGGCAATAAATCCGGGAGTATCAGTGTCTAGGGTTGGAGGAAGTGCACAAATAAAAGCAATGAAACAGGTTTCTTCAAAAGTGAAAATCGAGCTTGCCCAATATAACGAACTTCTGGCTTTTGCTCAATTCGGCTCTGATCTTGATAAAGCTACAAGGGATCAGTTAAACAGAGGAGCGAAAATAATGGAAGTGTTGAAACAGAAACAGTACAATCCATATAAAGTCGAAGAAGAAGTGGTATCGTTTTACTGTGTAACTAACGGATATTTCGATGATGTTCCTACTGAAAAAGTAAGTAATTTTGAACATGATTTGATAGACAGTTTGAGAACAAACAGTGAAATTTTGAATAAAATAAGAGAAGAAGAAAAATTGAACGATGAAGTGAAAAAAGAGCTGGATGAATATATAGTAGGCTATAAACAGGATTATGTATGGTAAGTAGGTGTGATGTATGGCTGCAAATATGAAAGAAATAAAAGAAAGAATCGATAGTGTAAGAAATACTAGTCAAATTACCAATGCAATGAATATAGTTTCATCTACGAAATTCAAAAGATTTCAGGAATTGACTTTGAAATCGAGAAGTTATTCGGATACTCTCGATATAGCCTTTGACAATCTTGTTGCCAGTTTGACGGGGAAAAAGCATGTTATATTTGACGGAAAGCCCGAAGTTGAAAGAATAGGAATTGTAATAATGACTTCGGACAGAGGACTTTGCGGAAGTTTTAACACAAATATGCTGAGAAGAATGGAAGAGATGATAAAAGACTTCAAAAAAGAAAATAAAGAAGTCAGTGTGATAACTATCGGTAAAAAAGCGAGAGATTACTGTAAAAGTAAGAATATATCCGTAGACAGTGAATATGTTCAGCTTATTCCTGAAACGATGTTTGAAAAAGCTAAGAGAATCAGTGAAGATATAGTTGAATTTTATTTGAATGATTTTTACGATGAAGTGTATTTACTATATTCAAAATTTGTTTCGGCAATAGAATACAATGTTCAGCTTGAAAAAATACTTCCTATAGAGAAAAAAGAAGGGCTTCCTACACAGGAATACATCTTTGAGCCTTCTGAAGACGAAGTGTTGAGAGCATTTATTCCTAAAGTTTTGAATATAAAACTGTATCAGGCTTTGCTTGAAAGCTCGGCGAGTGAACATTCTGCCAGAATGGGAGCGATGAGACAGGCAAATGATAATGCCGACGAAATGATAAAGAAATTGACAGTTCAATATAACAGAGAAAGACAGGGATAGATTACTCAGGAATTGTCCGAAATTGTCGGAGGCTCTGAAGCCTTAAAGTAGAAAAAGGAGGTTTATAACTTGGAAAATAAAGGAACACTGGTTCAGGTAATCGGACCGGTTGTAGATGTAAGATTTCCGGATAAATTGCCGGATATATACAATGCACTGGAAATACATACCGAAGACGGCAAAAAAATTGTTGCAGAAGTTCATTCTCACGTGGGAAATAACGTTGTGAGAGCGATTGCAATGTCGGGAACTGACGGATTGAGAAGAGGTATGGAAGTAATAGATAAAGAAGGACCTATTCAGGTGCCTGTGGGAAGAAAAACGTTAGGGAGAATATTTAACGTGCTTGGAGAAACTGTGGATGCCGGAGAGGAATTAATTCCTGATGCGGTAGATTCCATACATAAAGAAGCTCCTTCTTTTGAAAGTCAGGGAACTGATTCGGAAATTCTTGAAACAGGAATAAAAGTAGTGGACTTATTGGCTCCTTATCTTAAAGGAGGAAAAATAGGACTGTTTGGAGGAGCGGGAGTAGGAAAAACCGTTCTGATACAGGAACTTATCAATAATATTGCCAAAGGGCATGGAGGACTTTCGGTATTTGCAGGTGTCGGAGAAAGAACGAGAGAAGGTCGGGACTTGTATAACGAAATGAAAGAAAGCGGAGTTTTGAATAAAACTGCATTAGTTTACGGACAAATGAACGAGCCGCCGGGAGCAAGACTTAGAGTAGCTCTTACAGCACTTACTATGGCGGAATATTTCAGGGATAAAGAAGGACAAAACGTTCTATTGTTTATAGATAATATATTCAGATTTACTCAGGCAGGAGCGGAAGTGTCGGCATTGCTT belongs to Pseudoleptotrichia goodfellowii and includes:
- the yedF gene encoding sulfurtransferase-like selenium metabolism protein YedF, yielding MKKYELNAKGLACPIPVVKTKKLLEEYDTVETTVDNFTATQNLTKLAEQLDYNIDVKTVSEEEYVVTISAKEESKKAEKTSQAEDDSYIVVINKQIMGYGSEELGKKLMKAFLYTLTEQKVLPKKVIFYNGGALLVDKTRSHVLEELKELEDNGVEIMCCGACIDYYNVELALGNPSNMYFIVEEMRNANKVVRP
- a CDS encoding DUF3343 domain-containing protein encodes the protein MIKTKDEGIVVFHNTHDAIKADNICMSKQIKAGLIPVHPSISLGCGFMLKTEWKDFSNLIKTLDDENINYKALYYSQKRGMKREVELLYEDKEDITTEK
- the selB gene encoding selenocysteine-specific translation elongation factor, with translation MSNVIIGTAGHIDHGKTTLIKALSGIETDTTAEEKERGMSINLGFAYFDLPSGKRCGVVDVPGHEKFIKNMLAGVSGINLVLLLVDSREGIMPQTKEHADILSLLGVENYIIVMTKIDLAEKEYREIVKEEIESYIKGTPLDGSPIIEVDSVSKKGIDTLLKEIDRKIENIAEIKEGKNARLNVDRAFQVKGFGTVVTGTLTEGMVSVGDELEIYPENLKTKVRNIQVHKQDVKTAHTGQRTAISLTNVKIDDVGRGRTLATPGTLTKTYMLDTEIKIIDNSDFTLELWDRVRVYTGTSEVMARIVPLGSEVLESGKGGFAQLRLEEEVSVKNYDRFIIRTYSPMITVGGGVILDVSPKKHSRFNEEILNKLKVQSKGNSKELISNYILTGHAYLITAEEIVKTLEQSLENVEKDLAELVQDGALYKTKAGYIHVKKYEDILEKVSTLVGDYHKKFRLKRGISKAELFSKFKINQKELAVIIDLFVSNNVLKIQNNFISLYDFEVKYDANQLKEKNNIEKILLESKFTPPNIKDLTKNNKGLNELLSSLAGDTIIILNEDIAIHVKTFEEAKNKVLKHFENNKKLTLAEFRDFTGSSRKYSLPILEYMDKQGITKRVEDYRVLGK
- the selA gene encoding L-seryl-tRNA(Sec) selenium transferase, with protein sequence MNELLSKIPSINKILLTEELKQLLEEYPEIFVKDIVKKEAEDIKNDILMSSIKEVPSMEEIVERVSFQVKKKDRLSLRRVINATGTILHTNLGRSLLSEHVKENLTEIAFNYSNLEFNIDEKARGSRYTHLIDIIKRLTGAEDVLVVNNNAAAVLLTLNTLTKGKEIVVSRGELVEIGGAFRIPEIIKLSGGISCEIGTTNKTHLKDYENAINENTGVLLKVHTSNYKISGFTKSVTYEEVAALAHEKGLIAINDLGSGQFVDFRPYGLPYEPTVKEVLDSGMDIVTFSGDKLLGGPQAGIIVGKKKYIEEMKKNQLTRALRVDKMTIATLEATLKLYLDEKTALEEIPTLNMISTSVEKLREKAEKFTEIIKRSRFVVEIIEDKAEVGGGSYPGSQLESIAVKLTHREKTSTEIERILLSEDIPIITRIKENSIILDMRTLRENEFGLVAGSLDKI
- a CDS encoding class I SAM-dependent DNA methyltransferase; this translates as MHKEFAEIYDVFMKHVDYKGWYKFLRSYIKNKGEVLDLGCGTGEFIYRFLKDGFSVKGVDISEDMLRISKKKIESKNLKNNNYELIKEDIVNYENNSEADYIICNFDTVNYLENEREFEKFLEKSNKNLKKDGYLIFDIVTEEVFEEIFENGIFLDEEPEYTSIWRYEQLSEKKYFVEIDLFIRQDKNDNLFRKYNEQHNKHIYEPEWIVEIARKKGFEIFDTAKNPEFGESRIFFVFKKL
- a CDS encoding AtpZ/AtpI family protein; this translates as MSNKSNKKKMEEMTEREKKLYELEKKLGRHDEEKEAKKKKDRLLLKYFLIATNMIYTLAGPILLMLGLYLLLEKFVFKDKQPIVLIVLLVLGAFAGYWTLIRQVLDTK
- a CDS encoding ATP synthase subunit I; translation: MDTDKTGTGYKINILGVVMLKDLPELIKKIYVTSLFLTAISLIAGIIFRRSELYLGFFTGSVISMVNIYLTIRGAYKAVYHRNKSRLGSMIEYLKRIVIYCAGMYLVIFISKRYFNSRITGNIIATGLGFLNFKISILLSAFLTKKR
- the atpB gene encoding F0F1 ATP synthase subunit A, whose product is MFKKVTVFVLLLVGLTLVVNLILSLISTFLPVKFVMPESLIEAPTYYNFVIGSVNISISQTVLNTWAIMALLAFIVKKGTDKLSTTNPGKLQIILEEYYHFIENMFLGTFGKYKKKFMPFFSALFAFILFSNLSLFLFPFIITVTKGKNGGFDVKPFFRTPTADPNTTIGLSLVVVVLFVSIAIKRGGITGYIKSLMHPAWFMLPINIVGELSKPLNTSMRLFGNMFAGLVIAGLMYSLARGHFSLSVGWPGILQLYFDGFVGMIQAFVFTVLSSVYVGEVLGEDVEEEN
- the atpE gene encoding ATP synthase F0 subunit C; translation: MEGLVQAAALLGAGIAAIGGIGAGLGQGMATAYAVEAVSRQPEAKQDIMQTLIIGLAITESTGIYALVISFLLIFLKG
- the atpF gene encoding F0F1 ATP synthase subunit B, with product MSEGSNLINIDFTMAIQIINFLILVYIFWKVFAKKIEKVIEERKHLALSEMEIVEKEKEKLEEQKTASEKLKKESKRRANEILIKAERQADERKEQIISTAMTNRERMMMKAEADIEKMRQNAKFELQKEVGEMALELAEKIIKENIKDKEDEIIDNFIDEIGD
- the atpH gene encoding ATP synthase F1 subunit delta, whose product is MDKSGIAKRYASAIYDIAKSSNKISEIREVLSLMMEKYEEEEEFKKYLSDPVITVEEKEDFLKRAFDFVSEEALRIVNYIVKKGRLSLIPYIKEEFLKIYYTENDKLPITAIFAKELSEEQKDKLIKKLESKYKKKVVLNVKVDESLIGGGIVKIRNEVIDGSIKHQIEALKKTI
- the atpA gene encoding F0F1 ATP synthase subunit alpha, producing MRIKPEEVSKIIRTEIENYKKTLDISNTGTVLEVGDGIARIYGLNNAMSGELLEFENGTTGMVLNLEENNIGAVIFGETRGIKEGGIVKGTGKIAQVPAGEEILGRVVNSLGEPIDGKGSITAEKYMDIESPAYGIIDRKPVSEPLQTGIKAIDGMVPIGRGQRELIIGDRQTGKTAIAIDAIINQKSNDVYCIYVAIGQKRSTVAQIYKKLEEEGAMEYTTIVAATASEAAPLQYLAPYAGVAMAEYFMLQGKHVLIVYDDLSKHAVSYREMSLLLRRPPGREAYPGDVFYLHSRLLERAAKLSDELGGGSITALPIVETKAGDISAYIPTNVISITDGQIFLETDLFNSGFRPAINPGVSVSRVGGSAQIKAMKQVSSKVKIELAQYNELLAFAQFGSDLDKATRDQLNRGAKIMEVLKQKQYNPYKVEEEVVSFYCVTNGYFDDVPTEKVSNFEHDLIDSLRTNSEILNKIREEEKLNDEVKKELDEYIVGYKQDYVW